The following proteins come from a genomic window of Pseudochaenichthys georgianus chromosome 19, fPseGeo1.2, whole genome shotgun sequence:
- the LOC117464718 gene encoding chaperone Ric-8A, with the protein MDVDLEGIIQCIKQGDESGVQTQLEEFNKEYAQCFFFDSEERDKRKQKKLEEFRQNKVRDYADSDSEEYDQEDPGLILRQNLALVLVRYIRAEVKCPLLRVSLRTLRILSRDKKVLGPLVTDSALLALAKLAGLTQSDASDDTSDSDFYDNILASLAEAKVLPCGTEEDEGDIEANDQDEDFSEEETIGTTEGIHPNVLERGKKDRRVSKIGGEEEEEGGESAEEAQRKEAMKVLCNVVYNSSWAQERFSALRLICGLTERLSSAVSFSSPSSVHFYELRLMFLMTALRRELSTQLQKEGGVSIFTAALESCLQVQWKEQYECVLDPGAPPISLEASQRIIEILKILFNITHSAHRQEPSEDDAALYRHLVAILRLCLMKECLLSDDTDELQGHTVNLLSALPLQCLDVMLTVPLEPDSMQCQGVNMDCVQTLLMFMEKRLELGNKLKEKVTPVLNLLTECCRAHRETRHYIRKHILPPLRDASHRPEEGSTVKSRLIRLMTNLDTDLKHCAADLIFVLCKENVGRFVKYTGYGNAAGLLATRGLLGGQSSRTLSSYAQYSSDSDSDTEEYRQVKDRINPVTGRVEEEQPDPMEGMTEEEKEEEAKRLFMLFNKLSREDIIQPMGVDSEGKLVPMSGMRDLSIPEERKSGSENDGEAEEGEKN; encoded by the exons ATGGACGTGGACCTGGAGGGGATTATCCAGTGTATCAAGCAGGGGGATGAGAGCGGTGTTCAGACACAGCTGGAGGAGTTCAACAAAGAG TATGCCCAGTGCTTCTTCTTTGATTCAGAGGAGAGGGACAAGAGAAAA CAAAAAAAACTAGAAGAG TTCAGGCAGAATAAAGTGAGGGATTACGCTGATTCTGACTCTGAAGAGTATGACCAGGAGGATCCAGGCCTCATCCTCAGACAG AACTTAGCTCTTGTCCTGGTGAGGTACATTAGAGCAGAAGTGAAATGTCCTCTGTTGAGAGTCTCTCTACGCACCCTGAGGATCCTCTCCAGAGACAAAAAGGTCCTGGGCCCCTTGGTGACCGACAGCGCTCTCCTGGCGCTCGCAAAACTAGCCGGGCTGACCCAAAGTGATGCAAGTGACGACACCAGCGACTCTGATTTCTACGACAACATCCTGGCTTCTCTCGCTGAAGCCAAAGTGTTGCCCTGTGGCACCGAAGAGGACGAGGGTGACATTGAAGCCAATGACCAAGACGAAGATTTCTCTGAGGAGGAAACCATCGGCACCACAGAGGGCATCCATCCTAATGTGCTGGAGAGAGGGAAGAAGGACCGCAGAGTGAGCAAGATTggtggggaggaagaggaggagggaggcgAGTCAGCAGAGGAGGCTCAGAGGAAAGAGGCCATGAAGGTGTTGTGTAACGTGGTGTACAACAGCAGCTGGGCGCAGGAGAGGTTCAGTGCTCTCAG GCTCATTTGTGGCCTCACAGAGCGTCTTTCCTCCGCTGTCAGTTTCTCGTCTCCCTCCAGTGTTCACTTCTATGAACTACGCCTCATGTTCCTCATGACTGCTCTGAGGCGGGAGCTCAGCACTCAGCTCCAAAAG GAGGGAGGTGTGTCCATCTTCACAGCCGCTCTGGAGAGCTGCCTGCAGGTCCAGTGGAAGGAGCAGTATGAGTGTGTGCTGGACCCCGGAGCACCACCCATCTCTCTGGAGGCCTCTCAGCGAATCATAGAGATCCTCAAAATCCTCTTCAACATCACCCACAGCGCCCACAGGCAGGAGCCGAGTGAG GATGATGCAGCTCTTTACCGTCACCTGGTGGCGATCCTGCGTCTCTGCCTGATGAAGGAGTGTTTGCTTTCAGACGACACTGATGAGCTGCAGGG TCACACGGTGAACCTGCTGTCCGCGCTGCCTCTCCAGTGTCTGGATGTGATGCTGACGGTGCCTCTGGAGCCAGACTCCATGCAGTGCCAGGGGGTCAACATGGACTGTGTTCAgaccctgctgatgttcatggaGAAACGTCTGGAGCTG GGTAATAAGCTGAAAGAGAAGGTGACCCCGGTCCTCAATCTGCTGACAGAGTGCTGCAGAGCCCACAGAGAAACCCGCCATTACATCAGGAAACAT ATCCTTCCTCCTCTGAGGGACGCGTCACACAGGCCGGAGGAAGGCTCCACGGTGAAGAGTCGTCTGATCCGCCTCATGACCAACCTGGACACAGACCTCAAACACTGCGCTGCTGACCTCATCTTTGTCCTCTGCAAGGAAAATG TGGGCCGCTTTGTGAAGTACACAGGTTATGGTAACGCAGCGGGTCTCCTGGCCACCAGGGGTCTGCTGGGGGGCCAGAGCTCCAGGACCCTCAGCTCTTACGCCCAGTACTCCagcgactcggactcggacactGAGGAGTACCGGCAGGTCAAAGATCGCATCAACCCGGTGACAGGAAGGGTGGAGGAGGAGCAACCCGACCCCATGGAGGGCATgacggaggaggagaaggaggaggaggccaAGAGGCTCTTCATGCTTTTCAACAAGCTGTCCAG AGAAGACATTATCCAGCCGATGGGAGTGGACTCAGAGGGGAAGCTGGTCCCCATGTCTGGAATGAGAGATCTTTCCATCCCGGAGGAGAGGAAGTCTGGCTCAGAGAATGATGGAGAAGCCGAGGAAGGAGAGAAAAACTAA